The Ipomoea triloba cultivar NCNSP0323 chromosome 14, ASM357664v1 region TGAAAGAATGTATCTTTTCTATCTTATCTCAtcataatcttgatgttcaaaatATTCGAGGACAAGGTTATGATGGTGCAAGTAACATGCGTGGAGAATGGAATGGATTGAAAGCTTTAATCTTGGATAAATGCCCTTATGCTTATTATATTCATTGTTTTGCACATCGATTGCAATTGGCATTAGTAGCTTCTTCAAAGGAAGTCATCCCTATTCATCATTTTTTTCACTCATTTGAACTCCATTATTAATGTTGTTGGGGCTTCATGTAAGCGCAACGACCAGTTAAAAGCTGTTCATGCCTCAAATATTGCTCATTTGCTTAGTATTGATGAGCTTGAAAGTGGGAAGGGTCTTAACCAAATTGGTTCTTTACAACGGCCAGGTGATACTCGTTGGAGTTCTCATTTGAAATCCATATCAAGTTTGATGAGAATGTTTAGTGCAACATGTGAAGTTTTACTAAACATTATTGAAGATGGAACTACACCTACTCACCGTGGAGATGCCGATGCAGCTTATGAGGTAATGActtcttttgaatttgtattcaTTATGCACCTCATGAAAAAAGTTCTAGAGATTTCTAATATGCTCTGCCAAGCTTTGCAACTCCAAACTCAAGATATATTGAATGCAATGCATCTTGTGACATCTACTAAATTGCTTATTCAAAAATTAAGAGATAATGGATGGGATGAACTAGTTTCAAGTGTGAAGTCTTTTTGTGAGAATGTCAATATAACTGTACCAGATTTTGATGCTCAATATATTGCAAGAAGAGGAAGGGCTAGACATCAACAAGATGAATTAACAATTGGACATCATTACAAAGTTGATATTTTTAATGCGGTGATTGATTCTCAATTGCAAGAGTTGAACAATAGGTTTGATGATAAAGCAATGGAATTAATTATTCTTAGTTCATCCCTTGATCCAAAAGAAATGCGTTTAGCATTCAGAATTGATGACATTTGCAAGTTGGTAGAGAAGTTTTACCCACAAGACTTT contains the following coding sequences:
- the LOC116005143 gene encoding uncharacterized protein LOC116005143; the encoded protein is MLKVEITCCLLSSTGSSAPLRRVIEDLNTKEIKQAHSWFHLQSHSFWTPEFHHLQIINFLFFFNNKSGDTRWSSHLKSISSLMRMFSATCEVLLNIIEDGTTPTHRGDADAAYEVMTSFEFVFIMHLMKKVLEISNMLCQALQLQTQDILNAMHLVTSTKLLIQKLRDNGWDELVSSVKSFCENVNITVPDFDAQYIARRGRARHQQDELTIGHHYKVDIFNAVIDSQLQELNNRFDDKAMELIILSSSLDPKEMRLAFRIDDICKLVEKFYPQDFADYEILQLRMQLEHFEHVKQLHDFKALESISDLCQWLVKTRKLDIFPLVFRIVTLILTLPVSTATTERSFSAMKIVKTTLRNKMGDQFLNDCLLVYIEKQIAKQFSIDSIIDDFRDMQERRSKF